AGATCATCATGGCGGAGTCGAATCCTACCACCATCGTTTCTGAATGTTTCTTCCCGAATCCCCGACACTCCGAACCGCTGCCCTCAAATGAGATCTTTGACGCACGGTTCTCACCTTCGGTGCTTTTCGACGATACGGATCTCGATCCGCTGCGCGGTCCTCTCGGATTCGAGAACCTGGTCGAGGAAGTGCGCCGCAGCCAGGCGAATTAACCCGGTCCCCTCTCCTGCTTTTCAGCCACCATTCTGAGCACAGCAAAGGTGCGCAGCTCGCAAACCCTCAACCCGGCGATAGCTTGACAGCACTTATTCCACGGTATTCGATGACAGGCGAACTTTCGACTCATGCGCCTGCCCCTCCCGGCGTGTTGTCATCCCCGATACGGGAATCTTTTGGCCAGCTCTTTGGTGAATCCCGCAACCACCTGGTTTGCGGGAACCAGCCAGTTGGTGGAGTGCGCGAAATCCGTCTGCCAGATCACCGCCCCGTCGACGGCGTCGATCAGCTCGCAGTTGGCAAAGATGTCGCTGGTCTTGAGTAGGTTCCAGGGAAGGAACGGCGCGAGAGCGCCTTCCGTGATTTCGTTGACCGCCTGCAGGCTCAGGTCGAGGCCGAAGGATTCGCCGCCCGAGATATATCGTGTCTTCTGCACCGAGGTGCTGATGACGGCGTCCACCCTGAGCACATTGGCAATGGACTTGGCGGACATTGACCACGACTCCCGGATCCCGATCCCGGCCTCGGCGAGCAGGCGGTTGGTGGTCTCCACCGGCTGGATCTCGATCCGGATCGGGTGCTTGCGGTGCACGCTCGACTGGTTCAGGAGACGGTAATAGTACGCCTCCTGAAAAGCGACACTTTCCGCCTCCTCGATCTGGGCGATCTGCTCCACCGTGAGGTCCTTCGGCGGATTGCCTGCGAGAACCATCTCGAACGGCAAAACCGCGATGACCCGGTGATGCTGCGCCCGTTCGATGAACTGCGGCGATTCGTAGTTGACCGTCGTGCAGGCGACACAGAACAGCAGCAACACAGCGAAAAGAATCCATCGGGCTTTCATTGCTGCTCCTCCCTTCCCTGGCGATCGTTCACACCAATCGTCTCTCACGGGTAGAGCAAGCCCCATGCCAGAAATTCCTTCGCGAATCCTTCCGACCTCCGAGGTCAGGAGTCCACCCGAGAGGACGCCGTGTCCCGCCGAAGGTGCGTCGAGTCACCGAACAGGTCCACGGTCGAATTCACGAAGTCGGTTCGCACTGGCGTTCAGCGACCAATCCGGAGAATATAGATCGTGTCCCGATCCAGGGAGTCGTCGGTTTTGTCGAGTTCGAAGCCCGCCTCCTCGATCGTCTCGACGATCTGGCCCCTGGACATGAAGTGGTACCTGTAGGTCCGTTCCACCTCGGTGTTCTTCTCGACGATCACGATCGGAGCGCCGGGCTTCAGGTAGGCTCCCAGATTTCGCAGGAACTCCACCGGCCGGTCGAGATGGTGGAGCACGTAGACCATGATCACCATGTCGAGATCGTTTTCCGGGAACAGGGCGTCTTCGACCTCCCCCAGGACAGTGACGATGTTGCCGATGCCCTCCAGTTCCGCACGATCACGAATGGTCTCGAGATCGTCTTGCGAAATCTCGTTGGCAAACACGACGCCTCGATCCCCGACCCGTCGCGCGAGGGGAAAGGTGAGATACCCCTCGCCCGCTCCGGCCTCGCCAATCCTCATTCCTGCTCTCACACCGGCCACATCCATGATCTGCTCGGGCGGCTGCCAGGTTGTTCGCTCGTCATTTCGGTCGATTGGAAGCGCAATCGTGGCGTTCATGCACGCTGCGATGACAAACGGTATGACCGAACACCTCGAAAACCGGATTCTCATCCGCGGACCCCTCCCTGCGCCGGGGGACATATCGGTGGGTACCATGAAGATGAGTACGAAACTCCACACGCGGGGTTTGAAGATCAACCCGAATTCGGGTCCCAGCATCGTTATCGCCGTACTCCCGCAAACGCGCGAGCACAAACCGTCCGGTCGCCTCGGGTCAACTGTCGCTCATGCCACGCCGGATGACGAGGAGTTCGATCGACCGATGTTCGGCACCACCCGCGCCGATACCGCCGAGGTGGCACCGGAGGAGAACCGGCCTTAGATTGACCGGATGAGCGACCGGTGATCGCGCGACCGCCTGTTCCGGCGACTTGTCAGGCCAGGGCTTCTCGGATGATTTCGGCCGGAAACGGGTCGCCGTGACCCGGATAGACCG
The sequence above is drawn from the Acidobacteriota bacterium genome and encodes:
- a CDS encoding class I SAM-dependent methyltransferase, with amino-acid sequence MRIRFSRCSVIPFVIAACMNATIALPIDRNDERTTWQPPEQIMDVAGVRAGMRIGEAGAGEGYLTFPLARRVGDRGVVFANEISQDDLETIRDRAELEGIGNIVTVLGEVEDALFPENDLDMVIMVYVLHHLDRPVEFLRNLGAYLKPGAPIVIVEKNTEVERTYRYHFMSRGQIVETIEEAGFELDKTDDSLDRDTIYILRIGR